The sequence CGAGGTATTCAGCAACAAGCAGGAAATCCGCCATCCCGTGCCCATGCTTTCCACGGACAAGGCCTACACCATCGCCGAACTCCAACGGTTTGTGGATCGGGTTTACAAGGAAGCCGCCCCCCTGGAACCCCAGCACATCACCTTCAGGGTCACGCCTAAACTGGACGGTCTTGCCGGACGCGACGACGGCCATATTCTTGCTTCGCGGGGCAACGGATGGACCGGGTTCGACATCACTTCGGCCCTGGACAAGGGGGTCGAGGTGGTTGGTCAACGGGGCCTGGGTCTGGGCGAGCTGGTCATCTCCCTTTCCTATTTTCAGGAACACCTTGCCGACAAATTCGAGCATCCCAGAAACCTGGTGGTGGGCATTGTGTCATCGGATACGGTGAACACCCTGGCCCTGCAGGCTCTGGAGGACAAGGCCGTGCGTTTTGTCCCCTACGCAACCCTTCCCCAATGGACGGGAAACGGTGACGAGCTTGTAAAGGCCATTGAAACCATCAAACAGGACCTCAGGGAAAAAGTGGACTATCCCATGGATGGGTTGGTGGTCGAGGTCGTGGAACAGGAGATCAGGGACGCCATGGGCGCCACCAACCACCACTACCGGTGGCAAATCGCGGTCAAGGACAAGGGAGAGACCGCCAGAACACGGGTCCGGAAAATCCTCTGGCAGGTGGGCAGAACCGGCAAGGTTACTCCGGTCATGCTGGTGGAACCCGTGCCCCTGTCAGGGGCAACCATCAAACGGGTCACGGCCCATAATGCGGGTTTCTTGAAAAAAAGGCGTATCGGCAAAGGGGCCATCATTGAAATCATCCGAAGCGGTGAGGTCATTCCCAAACTCGAGGCCGTGATAACAGAAGCAAAGACCATGGACATTCCCCACACCTGTCCGGTCTGCTCCACCCCGCTTGTGGAAGACAATGATTTTCTCATCTGCCCCAACGCGCAATGTCCGGCGCAAATCCGTCAGGCAATCGAGCATTGGTTCAACATCCTGGGCACGGCCGACTGGTACGGAACCAAGACCGTAGAAAAGCTGGTGGACAACGGGGTACATACCCTGGAACAGGTCTACGCCCTGACCCAACAGGATTTCATACGCATGGGATTTGGCCCGGTGCAATCCCGAAATCTCCATCAGGCACTGACCATCAGCAGGACCAAGCCGGTGGAAGACTGGCGGTTTCTGGCCGCCTTTGGCATTCCCGATCTCGGCAAGGGGGACAGCCGCAAACTCCTTGAACACCATCCCATTGATACCATCACCCGCATCACGGCCGGAGACATCCTGGCCATCAACGGATTTGGCGCCATCACCAGCCAATCCATTTCCAGGGGCATACAACGGATCCGATCAACCATTGAGCATATGCTGGCCTTGGGGTTCAATCTGCAGCACACCCCCCTGGCATCCGAGATGGCTCAGATGGATTCTCCCATCAAGGACAAGGGCATCGTGTTCACCGGAAAGATGGTCCACGGGACCCGACAGGACATGCAGAACATGGCCCGGACCATGGGGGCCAGGGTTCAAAGCGCTGTTTCCAAAGCAACAGACTATCTGGTATGCGGTGAAAAGGTAGGAGCCACTAAAAAAGCCCAGGCAGAAAAGCTGGGCACCAAAATCATTTCCGAACAGGAATTTCTGGATCTGATCACATCCTGAAACCCGGCATTCACGGGCCGTTACGCCAGAACACAATCCGTATACTCCGCCAGATCGCCCTGCAAAAGCAACTCGCGACCAAAATGCGTTTGCAAACGGCATCCCCGGATACCGTCCCTGATCCCGGCAAGAAATTGTTGCCGCGGAATTTCCTGCGCTCCGAAGCGGACCATGTGTGCCGTGGTCTGCTGGCAGTCGACCATGGTAAATCCCAATGAGGCCAGATGGCGGACAAACAGAACAAAACCGACCTTGGCCGCTTCGGAACAGCGGTGAAACATGGACTCCCCGAAAAACACCCTTCCCAGGGCCACTCCGTAGAAACCTCCCACCAACTCTCCGGCCTTCCAGACCTCCACGGAATGGGCATAGCCGTGGCGGTACATGTTTTCATAGGCCTCGATCATTTCCGGAAGAAGCCATGTCCCCTGGTTATCCCCGCGATCCATGGTGGCACAGGCCTGAATGACCCCGTAAAAGTCACGATCAACCGTTACTCGAAAGGGATGTTGCCGCAAAAAACGCTCAAACCGTCTGGGTACATGGAGCTTTTTCGGAAAAATGACCGGACGGGGGTCTGGCGACCACCACAGGATGGGCATGCCCTCACTGTACCAGGGAAAGATCCCCCGGGAATAGGCGATGACCAGGCGATCAAGCTGCAGATCACCGCCAACGGCCAGCAGGCCGTCCGGTTCGGCCAATTCCGGATCCGGAAACAGGGGATCGCTGGACAGATAGAAAACAGGCATGAGGGTTATTGGACAGCAGGGTTAATCATTGGCGCCCCATTACTTGGCTGCACTGGCATAACGGAAGGTAAGCCCTGACTTCTTGGAAAATCCCACGGTGACCACACCGCCCTTGGCGAGCTTGCCAAAAAGGATCTCGTCGGTAACCACGTCTCCAATCTCTCGTTCAATGAGCCGGGACAGGGGCCTGGCGCCGTAAGCCGGATCATATCCCTTGTCAGCCAACCATTTTCTGGCCTGGGGGGTCAGCTCCAATCGGACCTTGCGCGGAGCCGAACGTTCATTGAGCTCGGCAATGTACTTGTCCACCACCTTTTCCATGACGGACTGATCCAGGGAATGGAATTGGACAATGGCATCCAGACGGTTTCTGAATTCCGGACTGAACAGCTTTTCGGCCGCCTTGAGTCCCCGATCGGAAACATCCGAAGCGCTGGTGGCTCCGAATCCGATGGGAGACGCAGCCATCTCCCGGGCCCCCACATTGGAGGTCATAAGCAGAATAACATGACGGAAATCCGCCTTGCGCCCGTTATTGTCCGTCAGGGTGGCATGGTCCATGACCTGAAGAAGGATGTTGAACATGTCTTCGTGGGCCTTTTCGATCTCATCCAGCAGGAGAACGCAATAGGGATTTTTGCGCACTGCATCCGTGAGAAGGCCCCCCTGCTCAAACCCCACATACCCGGGAGGGGCACCGATGAGCCGGGCCACGGCGTGCTTTTCCATGTACTCGCTCATGTCAAAACGGACAAACTCCACGGCCATGGCCTTGGCCAGCTGACGGGCCAGTTCGGTCTTGCCCACACCGGTAGGACCGACCATGAGGAAGCATCCCGAAGGCTTGCGCTGATCCCCGAGCCCTGCCCGGGACCGCTTGATGGCCCGGGTCAGGGTCTTTACAGCTTCATCCTGTCCATACACCTGGGAGGTGATGCGGGCCTCGAGATTGCCCAGCTGGTCCTTTTCCGAGGAGGTGATGCTCTGGCTTGGGATGCCGGCCATGCGGGCAACCACCTTTTCCACATCGGTTTTGGTGATGCTTTTTTTGGAGGACGAGCTCAACCGGAACACGGCTCCGGCCTCATCCATGACGTCAATGGCCTTGTCGGGCAAAAACCTGTCGTTGATGTGCCTGGCGGCCAGTTCCACGGCCGCGCGCAGGGCCGTGGGCCTGTATTTGACCTGGTGGAAATCCTCGTAATGGGGACGCAGCCCTTCAAGAATTTTCACGCTCTCCTCAATGGACGGCTCATTGAGATCGATTTTCTGAAACCGGCGTGACAGGGCCCGGTCCTTTTCAAAATGGTTCTTGTACTCTTCAAAGGTGGTTGATCCGATGCACCGGAGTTCTCCTGATCCCAAAACAGGCTTGAGGATGTTGGAGGCATCCATGGTCCCGCTGCTGGTGGCCCCGGCCCCCACAATGGTATGGATTTCGTCAATGAACAAAATGGCCTCGGGAATTTTGGTGATTTCCTTGATCACGCCCTTGAGACGGGCCTCGAAATCCCCCCGGAACTTGGTTCCAGCCAAAAGGGCCCCCATGTCCAGGGCAAAGATGCGCACATTCTTGAAGGGTTCAGGCACATCCTGCTTGGCGATGCGCAAGGCCAGCCCTTCGGCCATGGCGGTTTTGCCCACGCCGGGATCGCCCACAAAAACAGGATTGTTCTTCCTGCGCCGGGCCAATACCTGGATGACCCGCCGCAGTTCGTCCTCACGTCCCACCAGGGGATCGATCTTGCCCTCCTGGGCTTTTTTCACAAGATCCACGCAGTATTGGGCAAGCATGGACTTCTTGCCAGGCTTGGCCGAGGCTTCCTCTTCCTGTCCGGGATTGTGGGAAATGTATTCGAGCACTCCCAGCCGGGTGACCCCCATGGAAGTCAGATAATACACGGCAAAGGAATCCTGCTCCTCAAGCATGGCTGCCAGGAAATCCCCGGACCGGACAATCTCCTTGCCCGCCGAACGGGTATGGTTCATGGCCCGTTGCATGACCCGCTGAACCCCGATGGTCTGGACAATCTCGTAATCCGTGTGCGGCTGGACCTCCACATGCTCCTGGAAAAACCGGGTAAGCAGATTCTTGAGCCGGTGGACGTCCGCGCCGACACCGTCCAGCAGTTCCTTGCCCTCGGGATCAATGGCAAAGGCGAACAAAAGATGTTCCAGGGTCAGAAATTCATGGTGACGCACCTTCACCTCCCTGATGGCCAGGGCGATGATCTTTTCCAGTTCTCTGCTGATCATTTACACCTCTTCCATTGTGCATTTGAGGGGATATCCCTTGCCATGAGCCATGGAATGCACCAGCGAGACCTTTGTCTCGGCAATTTCGGCCGTGTAGATTCCGCACAGACCGACCCCGTTCTTGTGAATATTCATCATGATCAGGTTGGCTTCCGCCTCGTTCTTGTGGAAGACGCGCTTGAGGACCTCGACCACGAATTCCATGGTCGTGTAGTCGTCATTGTGCATGAGCACCTTGAACCGTCTGGGTTCGTCGAGCTCGTCCTCAATCACGTCCTCGGGTTCCAGTTCCGGCATGTCGTTGTTCCGGGCCATCACATCCCTCTTCGATCAAAAGGCTGATTAAAGAAACATACCACCATGGCGTCTTGTCCCCACGAGCAGGCATCCCGGACATCCTCCGGCATGACACCCAACCGGTATATTCTCATGCAAAAAAATGTCCAGGATACAGGCCGCCCCGGTTCAATCGCCGGTACAGTACCGCATGCGCTCGCGCCTGTTCCGGGTTGGGCCATTGCCCTATTCCTCCACCTCGTCCATCCACTCCTGAAGTTTGGCAACAATCTCCCTGGCCTGTTTGACCGAAGAGATATTGAACTTGGAGTGGGGAAGATACCGGCCATTCTTTTTCTGGTAACGTCCGACCCGGAATTTGACAGGCCCGAATTCACCGGTTTGACGATTGCGTTCCTCATAGGCGAACATGATCGTTGACCAGGCTCCCTTGGTCAGGACATGCTTCTTGATCTGCCTGACCTGCTGTTCTCCGTCCTCATTAGTCCAATCAATGCTTATTTCGTCAACGGTTTCCGCCATTTTTTTTGCTCCTGATGTTTGTGACCGGTCGATTTTTCCTGGAAAAATCCGATCATTGTATTTGTGTAATCCCTTCTTTGGGCTTGTAAAGTCAAAACAGCAGCGCCCTGATCAGGGAATCACGATCATTGTGCATACCACGTCAAATTTCAACCAAAATTCCATCCCTCCCCGGGATGCCTCCATTTTGCATCTTACGATTTGCAGCAAAACATGCTAGGGAGCACCCTTCATTCACGCCAAGGACACCACCATGCTTCACTACATCCTTCACCTTGCCACCCTCGGGGGTATCTATGTCTTGCTGGCCTCAAGTCTGAACATCATTGTCGGACTTTCCGGTCAGGTCTCCCTGGGCCATGGCGCGTTTTTCGGCATGGGTGCGTACACATCCGCCCTTGTGTCACAGGCCTTTCCCCATATTCCTTTTGCCCTGCTCATGCCCCTTTCCGGCATTCCCGCCCTGGTGTTTGCCCTCCTCCTCAGTCCTCCGGCCCTCAAGCTCAAGGACGAGTATCTGGCCGTGGTTACCCTGGGCTTCGGGATCATCTGCGAACTGACTATCAAGAATCTCGAATTCACCGGCGGCCCCGACGGTCTGTACGGATTGGACAATTTCGGCCTGTCCGCAGCCGGATTCCTCCTCCCGGTCTGGATCTGGGTTGGTCTCTGCCTTCTGGTCACCTGGCGCATGCGTTCAGGCCAGTTCGGCAGAAACCTGACCGCCATCCGGGAAGAAGAACAAACCGCCAGAACCATGGGCATCTCTCCCTTGCCCATCAAGGTACTCTGCTTCGGGATTTCCGCCTATTTCGCGGCCGTGGCCGGCTCCCTGTACGCCCATTTCATCACCTTTATCCAGCCCGGCGTATTTGGCCTGTCCACATCCATCCTGCTTTTGTGCATGGTCGTTCTCGGCGGCATGGGCACGGTGTTCGGGCCATTGATGGGCGCAGCCATTCTCTTTCTGCTGCCGGAATTCCTCCAGGCATTTGCCGACTATCAGGAACTGATCTATGGCCTGCTACTCATCCTGACCCTTATCTTCCGCCCCCAGGGCATTGTCGGCAAAACCTCGGGGCCGGATCACGGTTTGATCAATGTGTTGGCCAAAACGTTACGCAGGGAAAAGGCAGTTTGAGACTGCACATGTCAGATGGCAGCCCAGACAACATGGAATCAGGTGCTCCTGTGCACCTCTTGCCCGCCTGGAATGCAAGGCGGATTTGTATACCGTCCATGCCGAAACACCATACAGGCAACCAGGCACAAAGAAAAACCATACTGTTCCTGGACACATTTCCTAACACCTAACACCAAAACTCATGCTCAACGTCCGCAGTCTGCAAACCTATTACGGACGGATTCATGTTCTGAAGACCGTCTCCCTTCACCTCCATCCGGGCGAAATCGTTGCGGTCATCGGGGCCAATGGCGCCGGAAAAACCACCCTTTTGAAAACCCTGGTGGGGCTTCTTGTCCAGCAATCCGGGACCATCCTGTTTCGGGACAGGGATATTTCGCACCTGCCCACGGAAAAGCGCCTGCAGGCCGGACTGGTCCTGTGCCCGGAAGGCCGCAAGCTCTTTGGTGACCTGAGCGTTCAGGACAATCTTGCCCTTGGGGCCTTTTCCAGAAAGGACCGCCAGGGAATCAAGGCCGACATGCAACGGCTCCGGGATCAGTTCCCCATTTTGAACAAATTCTGGACTCGGCCTGCTTCCAGCCTGTCCGGCGGAGAACAGCAGATGGTCGCCTTGTGCCGTGCCCTCATGTCCAACCCCGAGGTTCTCCTGCTGGACGAACCCTCTCTGGGCCTCTCGCCCCTGCTTTCCCAGGAAATTCTCAAGGCCATTGTCAGCCTCAACCGGAACCAGGGACTCAGCGTCCTTTTGGTGGAACAAAACGCCAGGGCGGCCCTCAAAATCTGTCACCGGGCCTATGTACTGGAAACGGGACGGGTTGTCATGGAAGGGGAAGGCCGGGAACTGTTGAACCACAAGGGAGTCCAGCGAGCCTACCTGGGCAAGGGATATGACAAGATATGGGAACGATAGCCATGGACGATCACACCAAACACCCCCTTCTCGTTCTGGACGGGGTGAGCAAACATTTCGGCGGGGTCCAGGCCGTTTCAGACGTGAGCTTTTCCATTCCCCAGGGACGGATCACCGGACTGATCGGCCCCAACGGAGCCGGCAAGACCACCTTGTTCAACCTCATTTCGGGAACCATTCTCCCCAGTTCCGGAACCATCTTGTTTGCCGGGCGCGACCTAACCAGACTTCCGCCCCAGACCCGCAGCAGACAGGGCATGATGCGCACCTTTCAGAACTTAAGCCTGTACCCCGAGCTTTCCTGCCTGGAAAACGTGACCATCGGTGCCAATGCCTGGTACCGGCCCGGGCTCCTGTCCCTGGTGCGTCCGGGCGGCGGTTCCATCGAACACACCATCATGACCCAGGCGCGGGAACACCTGGACCTTGTGGGCCTGGCCGACAAAAGCGAACTCCCACCGGATGCCCTTTCCTACGGAGATCAACGCAGACTGGAAATCGCCCGGGCCATGATGGGCAATCCCCAGCTCCTTCTTCTGGACGAACCAGCAGCCGGGCTGAACAATCAGGAATCCCAGGAACTGGCCGAACTCCTGCTTGCCCTGCGCAAGGAGACAGGGCTGACCATATTGATCATCGAACATGACATGGATGTACTCATGACCGTTTCGGACATGGTCCTTGTCCTGGTCGAAGGCCAGCTGCTTCTCGAAAATACCCCGCGCAAGGTCCAGCAGGACCCGCGCGTGATCGAGGCGTATCTGGGCAGAGAGGGATGAAAACCTACGCAATGTACAGGAGCCAGTAGGCAGAATCGATTACCGTCCGCATGCATCCCAGACATCACGACGCACATATGGACACGCATTTAATCAACATTTCAACCAGCTCTCAAAGCTCATGACACTGATCAGTACATATGGTCACACGATTATTTTCATTGATTGCGCACTGCATAATGTGCACTGTGCTCTGCGCACTATAGTAGTACACTGATTAACAGCTCATCTCCATACTTTATTTTTAATGCAGGAGTACACCATGTCCCAACACGTAGTCATAATAGGCGGCGTAGCCCTAGGCCCCAAAGCGGCCTGCCGACTCAAGCGGGTCCAGCCCGACGCCAGAGTGACCATGATCGATTCCCAGAAGATCATTTCCTATGGCGGTTGCGGCATCCCCTATCTGGTTTCCGGTGATGTCAGCGATCCCGATCAGCTTCGGACCACCAATTTCCATGCCCTGCGCGACGAGGCCTTTTTCAGGCAGGCCAAGGGCGTGGATGTGCTCTCCGAGACAACCGTCCTCAAGATTGATCGCGCCCGCAAAAAGGTTCTTGTCCAGGAAAAAGGCCAAAAACCCCGTGAAATCGGGTACGACAAGCTGGTCCTGGCAACGGGAAGCCGTCCTCGGCCCCTGCCCATCCCCGGGACCGATCTGCCCGGCTGCCTGGCCGTGGGTTCCATGGAAGACGCCCTGACCATCAGGGAGATGGTCACCACGGGAAAGGTTTCCCGAGCGGTCATCGTGGGTGCCGGGTTCATCGGGCTGGAAATGGCCGAGGCCCTCACGGACATGTGGGGAATTGAAACCTCGGTCATCGAGGTTGCCGACCAGGTTCTTCCCGGTGTTGTCAGCAGGACCCTTGCATCCATGGCCCAGAAGCACCTCGCGGACAACGATGTTTCCCTGCACCTCGCGGAAATGGTCACGGCCATTGAGGGTGAGGGCAAAGTGGAACGGGTCATTACCACCAAACGGACCCTGGAGGCAGATCTGGTCATCCTGGCCGCAGGCGTGCTGCCCAATGCCGAACTGGCCCGGGATGCCGGATTGAGCGTGTCCTCGTCAACAGGCGCCATTCTCGTCAACAAGACCATGCAAACCTCGGATCCAGACATCTACAGCGGCGGTGACTGCGTAGCCATTGAGAATCTGATCACAGGCAAACCGGCCATGTTTCCCCTGGGCTCCATGGCCAACCGCCAGGGAAGGGTCATCGGGACCAACCTGGCCGGAGGACGGGCAACCTTTCCCGGAGCAGTGGGTTCCCTGTCCATCAAGCTCTTTGATGCGGGTATCGCCGGAACCGGCCTGACCCTGAAACGAGCCCAGGCCGAAGGATTCGATGCCATCAGCGCCCAGGTCATTCAGTTCGACCATGCCCATTTCTATCCGGAAAAAACCCTCATCACCCTGGAACTGGTGGTGGAAAAAGGCACCCGGCGTGTTCTCGGCATCCAGGGCATGAGCAAAAACCTCGAAGGTGTGGCTGGCAGGATCAATGCGGTTGCCGCCATCCTCAAATACAAACCCACCATCGAGGATATCAGCAATCTCGAACTGGCCTATTCCCCCCCGTTTGCCGCAGCCATGGACGTGCTCAACGTGGTGGCCAATGTGGCTGACAACATCCTTGCCGGACGAAACACACCCATCACGCCGGATGAATTCGCCCGCATGTGGGCCGGCCGCAAGGATGACAATTTCATTGTCCTGGACTGCCGCGACAGGGATAATGCCATCAAATTCCTGGAAAAACATCCTGATTTCTGGATGAACATCACCGGAGAAACCATTCAGGAACATGTGGACGAACTCCCCAAAGACAAAAAGATCGTTTTGATGTGCAACACCGGAGCCCGTTCCTACGAAGCCCAGGTCAAACTGACCAAGGCGGGACTGAACGACACGGTCAACCTCCAGGGCGGGTGGGGCAACCTGCGTCAATGGGGACTTGATCCCACAACGGAGGACTAAGCCACGGTTCTCCCCTTGCTGAATAATCAACCAGACAAGGGGGAACCGGCCGAAGCACACCCTGTTCACGTCATCCCGGACCTGATCCGGGATGACGTGAACACGAAAACCCGTTTTCATCATTCCCTTTGACCGGTGCAGCATTCCGGACCAATACAACCTGCGCACTGCGCACTTTCCACCAGGAGTTTTACATGTCCCCCTGCCCAGCCCACCATCTGCGATTGACCCGGGAAGATATCCGCCAGATCCAGCTTGAGCGGCTGCAATCCACCCTGCACAGGGTTCGACGCCGGGTGGCCTTTTACAAGCAACGCTTCCAGGAGACGGGATTCAATCCCGACCAGTTCGAATCTCTGGATGATATGGTCAAGCTCCCCTTTACCACGGAGCAGGATCTGTCCGATGCCTATCCCTATGACATGTTCTGCATCCCCTTGCGCGATGTTGTCCGCATCCATACCACCACGGGACGGGGCAACTCCCCCATTGTCATTGGCAATTCCGAACGCGACCTGACCAACAGGGCCAAGCTTCTGGCTCGGGTCTACACCTCCATCGGTTTGACCAGTGAAGACGTTTTCCAGATCACCCTGCGCTATGGCCTGGGGACCGGGGCCTTTTCCTTCCACGATGCAGCCCGGGAAATCGGCGCATCAACCATTCCCACCTCGGTGGGTCATACGGACAAACAGCTCAAAATCATGCGCGACTTCGGCACATCCTGCCTCATCGCCACCCCGGGATACGCCAGGATTCTCCTGGAAGCCATGGAATCTCGCGGTATGACCCCCTCCATGCTCCGGCTCAAGGCCATTCTGCTCACGGGCGAGCCCTGGTCCACCAACCTGGCGGCCGACCTGGAGCAGGGATTCCAGGCCCCTGTCTATGACATCTACGGACTCAGCGCGGTCTGCGGACCTGGCATTGCCGCCCAATGTCAGGAAAAAACAGGGCTGCACCTGCAGGAAGACATGGTTTATGCGGAAATCATTGATCCCCAATCAGGCAAGCCTGTCGCGCCCGGCCAATGGGGCGAACTGGTACTGACCACCCTGGTGGAAGAGGCCGTTCCGGTGATCCGCTACAGGACAGGAGATAGGGCCAGATTGCTTACCTCACCCTGTGCCTGTGGCAGCACGTTCCGACTTTTGGACCATGTTCCGGGCAGGATCGACGATGTTCTGATCGTCAAGGGAATCAATATCGCCCCGGAAATGATCGAACGGGTGCTTACGGATGTTTTGGGAACCGCGGTTTCCTGGAAAGCCGAAGTCACGGGAGAAGGTCCGACCCAACAGCTTGTTCTGCGCATCGGTATCACCGAACCCCTGTTCTTTGATCAGATGAAACGCCAGCGGGCCATGGTGGATCGTCTCCGTCACGCCTTTGCCCAGTGGATCGGTGTCACGCCCAGAATTCTCCTGGTAGAACCCCAAAGCGTGAACAACGGGTAACAGACAAAATCAACCGGTAACAACAATCCCCTGGTTTTCCCGATCATGGAAACCAGGGGATTGTTGTTTGGACGAACATGCCGAAAATCCGGCAACTTCAGGTCCTCGTTCTCCGGTCATACAGCGAATGGCTTCTGATTCTTTACGAAACTGTTGCAGAACGACTTTCAGCGTGGGAACAATTGTGTGTCACCTGCTTGAGCACATCCATCTCCTCAACCAGCCGGGCAATGATTCCCAGAGCCTTCTGAACATCGGAACAGGTGGTTGCAGCAAACAGATTCATTTTGTGCAGGGCAGAATCCACCTGCTCGGCAGTGGTGGACTGGGCTTCCGACCGAAGCAGAATCTCTTGGGAACCCGCTTCAGCCTCCCTGGAAAGGGAAACAATTTCTTCAAGACTTTCACGGGATGCAGCAGACATGGTCACGCAATGATCAACAGCCTTGGCTGCATTTTTCATCCGCGTCGTGCTTTGCAGAATCACCGAACGCGTGGAATCCACATTGGCGGTAACTTCCTTGGTTGCGGACATGGTTCGTTCCGCAAGCTTGCGCACTTCATCGGCCACAACGGCAAACCCTCGCCCGGCCTCTCCGGCACGAGCCGCTTCAATG comes from Desulfoplanes formicivorans and encodes:
- a CDS encoding BRCT domain-containing protein; the encoded protein is MPDSSSIAILVQRLNTYNKAYRAGNPLVSDAEYDNLVETLRRLDPDNPFLHQVEPEVFSNKQEIRHPVPMLSTDKAYTIAELQRFVDRVYKEAAPLEPQHITFRVTPKLDGLAGRDDGHILASRGNGWTGFDITSALDKGVEVVGQRGLGLGELVISLSYFQEHLADKFEHPRNLVVGIVSSDTVNTLALQALEDKAVRFVPYATLPQWTGNGDELVKAIETIKQDLREKVDYPMDGLVVEVVEQEIRDAMGATNHHYRWQIAVKDKGETARTRVRKILWQVGRTGKVTPVMLVEPVPLSGATIKRVTAHNAGFLKKRRIGKGAIIEIIRSGEVIPKLEAVITEAKTMDIPHTCPVCSTPLVEDNDFLICPNAQCPAQIRQAIEHWFNILGTADWYGTKTVEKLVDNGVHTLEQVYALTQQDFIRMGFGPVQSRNLHQALTISRTKPVEDWRFLAAFGIPDLGKGDSRKLLEHHPIDTITRITAGDILAINGFGAITSQSISRGIQRIRSTIEHMLALGFNLQHTPLASEMAQMDSPIKDKGIVFTGKMVHGTRQDMQNMARTMGARVQSAVSKATDYLVCGEKVGATKKAQAEKLGTKIISEQEFLDLITS
- the aat gene encoding leucyl/phenylalanyl-tRNA--protein transferase; amino-acid sequence: MPVFYLSSDPLFPDPELAEPDGLLAVGGDLQLDRLVIAYSRGIFPWYSEGMPILWWSPDPRPVIFPKKLHVPRRFERFLRQHPFRVTVDRDFYGVIQACATMDRGDNQGTWLLPEMIEAYENMYRHGYAHSVEVWKAGELVGGFYGVALGRVFFGESMFHRCSEAAKVGFVLFVRHLASLGFTMVDCQQTTAHMVRFGAQEIPRQQFLAGIRDGIRGCRLQTHFGRELLLQGDLAEYTDCVLA
- the clpA gene encoding ATP-dependent Clp protease ATP-binding subunit ClpA, translated to MISRELEKIIALAIREVKVRHHEFLTLEHLLFAFAIDPEGKELLDGVGADVHRLKNLLTRFFQEHVEVQPHTDYEIVQTIGVQRVMQRAMNHTRSAGKEIVRSGDFLAAMLEEQDSFAVYYLTSMGVTRLGVLEYISHNPGQEEEASAKPGKKSMLAQYCVDLVKKAQEGKIDPLVGREDELRRVIQVLARRRKNNPVFVGDPGVGKTAMAEGLALRIAKQDVPEPFKNVRIFALDMGALLAGTKFRGDFEARLKGVIKEITKIPEAILFIDEIHTIVGAGATSSGTMDASNILKPVLGSGELRCIGSTTFEEYKNHFEKDRALSRRFQKIDLNEPSIEESVKILEGLRPHYEDFHQVKYRPTALRAAVELAARHINDRFLPDKAIDVMDEAGAVFRLSSSSKKSITKTDVEKVVARMAGIPSQSITSSEKDQLGNLEARITSQVYGQDEAVKTLTRAIKRSRAGLGDQRKPSGCFLMVGPTGVGKTELARQLAKAMAVEFVRFDMSEYMEKHAVARLIGAPPGYVGFEQGGLLTDAVRKNPYCVLLLDEIEKAHEDMFNILLQVMDHATLTDNNGRKADFRHVILLMTSNVGAREMAASPIGFGATSASDVSDRGLKAAEKLFSPEFRNRLDAIVQFHSLDQSVMEKVVDKYIAELNERSAPRKVRLELTPQARKWLADKGYDPAYGARPLSRLIEREIGDVVTDEILFGKLAKGGVVTVGFSKKSGLTFRYASAAK
- a CDS encoding ATP-dependent Clp protease adaptor ClpS, giving the protein MARNNDMPELEPEDVIEDELDEPRRFKVLMHNDDYTTMEFVVEVLKRVFHKNEAEANLIMMNIHKNGVGLCGIYTAEIAETKVSLVHSMAHGKGYPLKCTMEEV
- a CDS encoding branched-chain amino acid ABC transporter permease — protein: MLHYILHLATLGGIYVLLASSLNIIVGLSGQVSLGHGAFFGMGAYTSALVSQAFPHIPFALLMPLSGIPALVFALLLSPPALKLKDEYLAVVTLGFGIICELTIKNLEFTGGPDGLYGLDNFGLSAAGFLLPVWIWVGLCLLVTWRMRSGQFGRNLTAIREEEQTARTMGISPLPIKVLCFGISAYFAAVAGSLYAHFITFIQPGVFGLSTSILLLCMVVLGGMGTVFGPLMGAAILFLLPEFLQAFADYQELIYGLLLILTLIFRPQGIVGKTSGPDHGLINVLAKTLRREKAV
- a CDS encoding ABC transporter ATP-binding protein is translated as MLNVRSLQTYYGRIHVLKTVSLHLHPGEIVAVIGANGAGKTTLLKTLVGLLVQQSGTILFRDRDISHLPTEKRLQAGLVLCPEGRKLFGDLSVQDNLALGAFSRKDRQGIKADMQRLRDQFPILNKFWTRPASSLSGGEQQMVALCRALMSNPEVLLLDEPSLGLSPLLSQEILKAIVSLNRNQGLSVLLVEQNARAALKICHRAYVLETGRVVMEGEGRELLNHKGVQRAYLGKGYDKIWER
- a CDS encoding ABC transporter ATP-binding protein — translated: MGTIAMDDHTKHPLLVLDGVSKHFGGVQAVSDVSFSIPQGRITGLIGPNGAGKTTLFNLISGTILPSSGTILFAGRDLTRLPPQTRSRQGMMRTFQNLSLYPELSCLENVTIGANAWYRPGLLSLVRPGGGSIEHTIMTQAREHLDLVGLADKSELPPDALSYGDQRRLEIARAMMGNPQLLLLDEPAAGLNNQESQELAELLLALRKETGLTILIIEHDMDVLMTVSDMVLVLVEGQLLLENTPRKVQQDPRVIEAYLGREG
- a CDS encoding FAD-dependent oxidoreductase, producing MSQHVVIIGGVALGPKAACRLKRVQPDARVTMIDSQKIISYGGCGIPYLVSGDVSDPDQLRTTNFHALRDEAFFRQAKGVDVLSETTVLKIDRARKKVLVQEKGQKPREIGYDKLVLATGSRPRPLPIPGTDLPGCLAVGSMEDALTIREMVTTGKVSRAVIVGAGFIGLEMAEALTDMWGIETSVIEVADQVLPGVVSRTLASMAQKHLADNDVSLHLAEMVTAIEGEGKVERVITTKRTLEADLVILAAGVLPNAELARDAGLSVSSSTGAILVNKTMQTSDPDIYSGGDCVAIENLITGKPAMFPLGSMANRQGRVIGTNLAGGRATFPGAVGSLSIKLFDAGIAGTGLTLKRAQAEGFDAISAQVIQFDHAHFYPEKTLITLELVVEKGTRRVLGIQGMSKNLEGVAGRINAVAAILKYKPTIEDISNLELAYSPPFAAAMDVLNVVANVADNILAGRNTPITPDEFARMWAGRKDDNFIVLDCRDRDNAIKFLEKHPDFWMNITGETIQEHVDELPKDKKIVLMCNTGARSYEAQVKLTKAGLNDTVNLQGGWGNLRQWGLDPTTED